AAGCGTCCTGTGCTTCAGCATTTCGGTGAGCGCGCTCGAGGCGGCGATGGCCGCGGCGCAGCCGAGTGTCTTGAAGCACGCGGCCGCCACCACGCCGTCCTCGACGCGAAGGTAGAGCTTCATCACGTCACCGCACGAATCGTTGCGCGCCTCTGCGGACGCCGAAGGGTTTTCGAGCACGCCGATGTTGCGGGGATTCGTAAAGTGCTCCATCATCCGGGGCGGATACTGGCCGAATCGGACCGTTGCCACGGCTTAGCTCGCAGGGGGCGAGTATTTGGCCAGGAAGTCTTTTGCTTCGCGAACCGCCGGCATGTCGGGAGGGGCGTTTTTGATAAATAGCGAGAAATGCTGGGCGGCGCTGTCTTGGTGGCCCATGCGGAGAGCCAGCTTGGCCATGTTGTAGTGAAGCTCATAGCGGTTGGGCTCGAGCTCCATGGCGCGCTCCATGTACTGGACGGCCTGGTCGGGATATCCAAGCTCGACGCAGGCCAGGGCCATGCCCTGCAGGGCTTCGGCGTTGGGGATAACCTCCATGGCGCGCTTGAAGTGGTGGCGCGCTTCCGCCGGCTTTCCTTCGTCCAGGGATAGGTTGCCGAGGCGGTTCAACACGTCCACGTTGCTGGGCAGCTTCTCGAGGGCCAGCTCCCACTGCCTGCGCACGTCCGCGTAGTGGCCGACATGGAGGTAGAGCGTGCCCAGGTCCACGATGGAGGGGATGTGGTTCGGGTCGTCCTCAATTGCCTGGAGATAGAATTCCTCCGCCTGCGGCAAATCCCCGTCCACCGCCGCAATGCGCCCGAGGAGATGGTAGGTGTCCGCGGAGACGTAGCCGAGCTCGAGAATGCGGTTTGCCTCCCGGCGCGCATCTTCCATCCGGTTAAGGCGGACGTAGCAGAGGGCCAGGTTCAGACGGCCCGTGTAGTTGGCGTCATGCAGCGCGAGCACGCGTTTCCAGGTCTCGGCGGCTCTCTCGTACACGGAGTTGGCCATGTACCCCATGGCCTGCTGGTAGAGCACGATGGCATCGCGCACGTCTTTGGGGTCGGGCCCGCTTTCGGCCTCTGCCTCGCCGCCCACGATGCGGTGGCCGACGTAGCCCAGGCTTTCGAGTTTCGCGCGCACGTCCGGGTCGGGAAACGTAAGATCGAGGTCCCGCCTGGAAAACGACGCCTCCATGTTTTTGAGCTCGCTGGCCATGGCTTTCGCCTTCTGGGTGTCCTCGGCGGCCAGGTTGCGGGACTCGTCCGGGTCTTCCGCGATGTTATAAAGCTCGGGGGTGGGAAGCCGGATCCACTTCCACCCGTTTTTCCATATTCCAAAGGACGCCGCCCAGCGGTGCTCGTAATGGGCGTTCATGGCCTCGCCGTAGAAGACGCGCTCCGGCAGCGACGCCCCGCCCTGAACCGCCGCGGCAAGCG
The DNA window shown above is from Acidobacteriota bacterium and carries:
- a CDS encoding iron-sulfur cluster assembly scaffold protein; amino-acid sequence: MMEHFTNPRNIGVLENPSASAEARNDSCGDVMKLYLRVEDGVVAAACFKTLGCAAAIAASSALTEMLKHRTLREARALTKERLNDALGGLPPVKHHALDLALDALGAALRQVV
- a CDS encoding sulfatase-like hydrolase/transferase → MKLHGRLLVFLGAALLAAGCGRATYNVVLISVDTLRADYLGCYGRERAETPTADRLAREGVLFEHAITTTPITLPAHASLMTGKYPPSHGVRHNSIFVLADDEGTLAEAFARAGYETAAFVGAIPVASSFGLAQGFDVYNEDFATGYRGQISNQRPAAPVFEEAVKWLQENTGERFFMWIHLFDPHAPYTPPEFQVAKWRRRIDSREGYEAQHAFYDAEVAYVDQELGKFLEVFRSLDLRDDTLLVFTADHGEGLGQHGEPTHGVFLYEPTMHVPLLFWGGPVGEARSIVGTVSLIDVAPTIFEMAGVSPEATMGEGISLAAAVQGGASLPERVFYGEAMNAHYEHRWAASFGIWKNGWKWIRLPTPELYNIAEDPDESRNLAAEDTQKAKAMASELKNMEASFSRRDLDLTFPDPDVRAKLESLGYVGHRIVGGEAEAESGPDPKDVRDAIVLYQQAMGYMANSVYERAAETWKRVLALHDANYTGRLNLALCYVRLNRMEDARREANRILELGYVSADTYHLLGRIAAVDGDLPQAEEFYLQAIEDDPNHIPSIVDLGTLYLHVGHYADVRRQWELALEKLPSNVDVLNRLGNLSLDEGKPAEARHHFKRAMEVIPNAEALQGMALACVELGYPDQAVQYMERAMELEPNRYELHYNMAKLALRMGHQDSAAQHFSLFIKNAPPDMPAVREAKDFLAKYSPPAS